A region of Pempheris klunzingeri isolate RE-2024b chromosome 15, fPemKlu1.hap1, whole genome shotgun sequence DNA encodes the following proteins:
- the guk1a gene encoding guanylate kinase, producing the protein MFMRYFSRLTSAMAGPRPVVLSGPSGAGKSTLLKKLMKEYDSVFGFSVSHTTRNPRPGEENGKDYHYVTREAMQTGIDNGDFIENAEFSGNMYGTSKAAVQDVQTKNLICILDVDMQGVRNIKRTDLSPIYISIQPPSMEVLEKRLRDRKTESEESLQKRLNAAKVDMEFSKEAGVFDTIIVNDNLEDAYGQLKGALLEEISKVKKINMSS; encoded by the exons ATGTTCATGAGATATTTTTCCCGGCTAACTTCAG cTATGGCTGGACCCAGGCCTGTGGTGTTGAGCGGCCCGTCGGGGGCAGGGAAGAGCACTCTGCTGAAGAAGCTCATGAAAGAATACGACAGTGTCTTTGGCTTCAGCGTCTCCC ATACAACAAGAAATCCTCGACCTGGAGAAGAGAACGGCAAAG ACTACCATTACGTTACACGGGAGGCGATGCAGACGGGGATCGATAACGGCGATTTCATCGAGAACGCTGAGTTTTCTGGGAACATGTACGGGACGAGTAAAGCCGCTGTGCAGGACGTCCAGACCAAGAACCTCATCTGTATACTTGACGTCGACATGCAGGGTGTGAGGAACATCAAAAGGACGGACCTCAGTCCCATCTACATCTCCATCCAGCCGCCATCCATGGAGGTCCTG GAAAAGCgtttgagagacagaaaaacggAGTCCGAGGAGAGTCTCCAGAAGCGTTTAAATGCAGCCAAGGTGGACATGGAGTTCA GTAAAGAAGCTGGTGTGTTTGATACCATAATTGTCAACGATAATTTGGAGGATGCTTATGGGCAGTTAAAAGGTGCTCTTCTTGAG GAAATTAGTAAGGTCAAGAAAATCAACATGTCTTCGTAG